One genomic region from Conexibacter woesei DSM 14684 encodes:
- a CDS encoding Crp/Fnr family transcriptional regulator: protein MSVSEHTRSGDRFVYVLDHDAGLRSVLEESDRARCRQHAVAAIAEVPAGAWDPQANPYPDAELGLLVLDGLLIRDVTVAEARCGELIGPGTILRPWDESGADAPMRHDVDWQVIEPLRVAVLDQHFLRVVAHWPPLITALVARANERAQDLAVMVSIHSLKRVDVRLLAFFWHLADRYGKVTSDGVLVPLALTHRQLALLVGAQRPSVTSALGTLSERELLRRDDEGNWLLTGDPPDDLSVLTPNGVAA from the coding sequence ATGAGTGTCAGCGAACACACCCGCTCCGGCGACCGCTTCGTCTACGTCCTCGATCACGACGCTGGACTGCGCAGCGTTCTCGAGGAGTCCGACCGAGCGCGCTGCCGGCAGCACGCCGTCGCGGCGATCGCGGAAGTCCCGGCCGGCGCCTGGGATCCGCAGGCGAACCCGTACCCCGACGCGGAGCTGGGGCTGCTCGTGCTCGACGGCCTGCTGATCCGCGACGTGACCGTCGCGGAGGCACGCTGCGGCGAGCTGATCGGCCCCGGCACGATCCTGCGGCCGTGGGACGAGAGCGGCGCCGACGCGCCGATGCGGCACGACGTCGACTGGCAGGTGATCGAGCCGCTGCGGGTCGCCGTGCTCGATCAGCACTTCCTGCGCGTCGTCGCGCACTGGCCGCCGCTGATCACCGCGCTGGTCGCTCGCGCCAACGAGCGCGCGCAGGATCTCGCGGTGATGGTCTCGATCCACAGCCTCAAGCGCGTCGACGTGCGCCTGCTCGCCTTCTTCTGGCACCTCGCCGACCGCTACGGCAAGGTCACCTCCGACGGCGTGCTGGTGCCGCTGGCGCTGACCCACAGGCAGCTCGCGCTGCTCGTCGGGGCGCAGCGCCCGTCGGTCACCTCCGCACTCGGAACGCTCTCCGAGCGCGAGCTGCTGCGCCGCGACGACGAGGGCAACTGGCTGCTGACCGGCGACCCGCCGGACGATCTCAGCGTGCTGACGCCCAACGGCGTCGCCGCCTGA